The Kribbella amoyensis genomic sequence GCTCGCGGGCAACGGATTTCCGGTCGCGACGCGCGCTGGACCGGATCTGGATGGCCGCTGGACCAGGACTGACCTAGCCTTCCTGCTGTGCACCCGTTCACCGAGCTGCGCCGACGCTTCACGCAGCGTGACCGTGCCGCCGAGGACGGCCGCGGCCGCGTTGCCGAGACCCGCCGCGCCCGGGCCGCGCTGGCAGCGGTGGTGGCGGGGTGCGTCGCGGTCACCGGGATCGCGGTGGCCGGTGCCGGGAACGCGGCGCCGGGGGTGACGTTCAGCAACCCCGGCCGCTACATCTACAACAGCACCCTCGGCCGGATCCTGCACGTGAACGGCGAGACCAAGAACGTCGACACCCAGATCCCGTTGCCAGGTGCGGGTCCGGGCACCCAGGTCGTCGAGAACGACCAGAACGGCTATGTCCTGGCCCGCGGCCGCACGTACGAGTTCGGCAAGTCCAGCCTCGAGGTCGGCGATCCCGTCCCCGCACCGCTCGACGAGCTGCCGGTCGGCCTGGAGGCCGGGGCGGCGGCGTTCGCGGTGTACCGGGAGAACGGCCGGATCGTGCGCTTCTCCGGCCGGCCCGCGGTCGCCGACGTCGGCGTCGAGCTGGGGCAGCCGGTGGTCACCGGCGCGGGCACGCTGTGGGTGCACCGGCCCGACAACGGGCAGCTGTGCCAGCTGACGCTGGAGGCCGAGCGGCTCGCCTGCCCGGCGAAGGTACCGGTCGGGCACAGCGGATCGTTGGTGGTCGTCGGCAACGACCGGGTCGTCTTCGTGGACACCACCGGCCGGGAGATGTACGCGGTCGACGACGACGGCCTCGGCCGGCAGATCCCGTTGCCGGTGGCCGATCTCGGCGCCGACGCGATGATCGCCGCCAACGACGTCGGTGGCCGGCTCGCGATCGTCGACCGCGGGTCCAACGTGCTGCACCTGGTCGGCACCACCGAGCTCACCGACGGCAAACCGGACACCGAGCCGATCCGCAAACCGCTGCGCAAGGGCAAGTACGAGCGGATCGCCTCGTCCGGGACCAGTCTCGCGCTGATCGACGACACCAGCAGCACCCTGCTCACCCTGGACCGCAACGGCGAGGAGCGGGCCGCCAAGACGATCCCGGCGCCGTCGGCGAAGGCGAAGGTCGGACCGGACGACAAGGCCGGCCTGTACCGGGGCGGCGACTCCCGGCTGTACGTCGCGAACCGTTCCGGCGAGAAGGTGATGCTGGTCGACGACAGTGGCGACGTGGCCGCGGTCGACACCAGCGACACCGGCCGGCCGGTGTCGCCGAAGCCGGACAGGCCGAAGGTCGCCCCGACGACCCGGCCGACCCAGCCGCCGCAGCCGCCGCAGACCCAGGAACCGCCGGTCCCGCCGAAGACCAAGAAGCCCGAACCACCCCGGCGTCCGCAGGACCGGCCGACCCAGGCCGACCCGCCGGACAAGCCGGGGAACGACACCACCGAGCGGCCGCCGACCCGCAAGCCGGCCAAGCCGACCACGAGGCCCACGCCGGACAAACCGAGTCCGCCGGCCAAGCCGGTGGTCCGAGCCGGACGTCCAGGCGCGCCGCGTTCCGTCTCGGGCAAGGCTGGGACCAACTCCGCGTTCGTGAGCTGGGACGCCGCTGCCGCGAACGGCGCCTCCGTGACGAAGTACCAGGTGACCTGGAGCGGCGGCAGCAGGACGCTGAGCGCGTCGGCCCGCAGTGTCACGCTCACCGGCCTCACCGGTGGGACGGGCTACGTGTTCACCGTGAAGGCGACGAACCGGGTCGGCGTCGGCCCGGGCGCGAGTACGGCGCGGATCGTGCCGACCGGCGGGGCCGCGGACGCACCCGTGCTGCGGGTCAGCCCCGGCGACAAGAGGATCACGGTGACCTGGAGCCGGCCGGACACGCACGGCGGCACCCTGGTGCGGTACCAGGCCCGCATCGGCGGACCCGCGGTACTCAAGAGCTGGAGCGGGACGACGACCAGTCACACGTTCACCGGGCTGAGCAACGGCGACACGTACCTGGTCGAGGTGTGGGCCGTCACCCGCGATGCCTCGGGCAAGGAAGTCCAGGGCAAGACGGCCAGCCGCGCCGTCGATGCCGGCGGCAGCTCGTCCGAGCCGCAGCTGACCGCTTCGCGCGGCGCGGCGACGAGCCACGGATCCGGGGACGAGGCCTGCGAACCACCGGGGTGTGCGTTCATCAAGGTCGTGGGGACTGGGCTGCAGCCGAACACGCGGTA encodes the following:
- a CDS encoding fibronectin type III domain-containing protein, which encodes MHPFTELRRRFTQRDRAAEDGRGRVAETRRARAALAAVVAGCVAVTGIAVAGAGNAAPGVTFSNPGRYIYNSTLGRILHVNGETKNVDTQIPLPGAGPGTQVVENDQNGYVLARGRTYEFGKSSLEVGDPVPAPLDELPVGLEAGAAAFAVYRENGRIVRFSGRPAVADVGVELGQPVVTGAGTLWVHRPDNGQLCQLTLEAERLACPAKVPVGHSGSLVVVGNDRVVFVDTTGREMYAVDDDGLGRQIPLPVADLGADAMIAANDVGGRLAIVDRGSNVLHLVGTTELTDGKPDTEPIRKPLRKGKYERIASSGTSLALIDDTSSTLLTLDRNGEERAAKTIPAPSAKAKVGPDDKAGLYRGGDSRLYVANRSGEKVMLVDDSGDVAAVDTSDTGRPVSPKPDRPKVAPTTRPTQPPQPPQTQEPPVPPKTKKPEPPRRPQDRPTQADPPDKPGNDTTERPPTRKPAKPTTRPTPDKPSPPAKPVVRAGRPGAPRSVSGKAGTNSAFVSWDAAAANGASVTKYQVTWSGGSRTLSASARSVTLTGLTGGTGYVFTVKATNRVGVGPGASTARIVPTGGAADAPVLRVSPGDKRITVTWSRPDTHGGTLVRYQARIGGPAVLKSWSGTTTSHTFTGLSNGDTYLVEVWAVTRDASGKEVQGKTASRAVDAGGSSSEPQLTASRGAATSHGSGDEACEPPGCAFIKVVGTGLQPNTRYNFQPYTTQWQPSNPGATLRTDADGNITIDDRFATDAPGQQVWVVATDPDGNKITSNRFRWPS